The sequence below is a genomic window from Lycium ferocissimum isolate CSIRO_LF1 chromosome 9, AGI_CSIRO_Lferr_CH_V1, whole genome shotgun sequence.
TAACTGCAATTTTATGCTCCTCATTGAAGATGGAGTTGGCTCTGCGACTCTGTAGAAGTTGAGACTATAGAATTTACTAAATACTATACTGCATAAAGATATTTGTATTGTACTTCTCTGCTTCAAAATTTATGCAAGTGCGTGCTATTGATACTATGACATTGTTATACATGCACATGATGATGTAAGAATAATGAAACAATAAGTGGCGATTTCGTTAACTAAATACCCCCCACTCTATCTGCTCCGCCACTGCTGGTGATGTGAGCGTATTGTTAGTTCGaagcgtttctttctttctttgttttttgtttttgtttttttttttgggtccaCGGAAGTATTTCATTCATCCAACTGTGGAGatgaaaaaagatattttgGTCACTGTACTGTTTCCTTGAAACCTCTTTTGTTCACTTAGCTTAATTGACATCTTGAATGACGTAGTGAGGAAttctatttttgtttgaagTATTCCAAGCGTAACTTTAGAGAAGCCAAAATGTATAACTTTTTTCCTGTTCGACCCACTTTTTAGTACAATCCTATGTGGAGTCATCAACGAGTCTTAAATTTGGCTTGAATTCTACAACATTCTCAGTGTAAAAACTGTTATAACAGATTTAGTGGATAATGCTGATTAGAGGGATCTTTGGTGGAAGAGATAAAGATGACTGATTAAgaatggaaatgggaagcaCTTGTAGTTAATGATTCGTAAGTGTTGGTTATCAATTTGTCATAATGCTTATCCAAGTAGGGTAGAAAAGCTCATAATGCTGACAAAACCGTAGCACTTGCAAAATTCAGAATCGCATGTGCCCTTTTATGTGGCTCAGGTTCATCTTCTCTGTACTAATATCCCAtttgtttttgtctttttttttttcttgttccaagCTACAAGGATAACGTGGTCCCTAATTCCTAGCTTTCCTTCTTATTTGGAAGTATATCCTCCTATTAGAGAGTAGGTGACTTAGATAATCATGAGTGTTCGAATCACGTTGCGCACACCTCAACTAATTACATgatgtatttattatttcttattggtATGATAACTCTATATCTCTATCTAccaagatttaaaaaaataaaaagaaattaagtacCTATTATTTCACCTTTAATGGATTTTGAATACGAGACCTCAAATAACGCATAAAGGTGACTTGGTCATGACAAGGAAACACACATCCGATTGAATCCTCCAGCTAATTCAATAGAACTTATCCATGCATAAttctttccccttttctttaatatttctcCATTTTCCCCACAAGTAGAGAGATCATGAATATATGGTGAGCTCATTTACTcgtgtttttattttaaaaaaaaaagggtaaaaatatatattaaacatGTATAGGATAATGACAAACAATAATTATGTTTCGTCCGAAACAAGTTAGAAACGGCTATATAAATTCTTACTGCTTTATTTAAACTCAACTCATGTCGATAATGAAAAAAACCAAtatgaacaagaaaaagaaataaaagaacgGATAATAGTTGTACTGAAAgtcattatctatttatatccTATCTGGAGAAGATTGTTATTTGAAAGTCATATTCGATAGAGTTCAAATATgattctcaaaatatttgtcagtTTAAATTGtactcattttaaaaaaaattaaaatgtgtTTCTTTTAAGTTTGAGTTTACTATGTAAAGTTGATCaagtttgagataatttttgTTATAATCACTTTTTCACACATATATTTAAACTAGTTACGGCAGGCCCGTGCTAAGtccgggcccaaactcaaaatataaaattaataatattttacttAGAGAAGTATAACCTGTATCAAATTTTCTTACCGCGTAATTAATATAATCTAGTGGCACGTTAAATATGTATTTTTGAATGCAATACTAAACATTATAATTGGTAGTGAACCTACTAATTTTTTACTTAGAACGGAAAATCTTGGAAGCATTGCAGTGTATTCTCTCATTCAAACTATGCATAGTGACGtgtcttttttttaattgacaTCATCACAATTCACAGTTTCTTAAGTGTTTTAAGAGAAccttaaaattttctaaatttacccaaattgggtatggcaccttaattaataaagaaataaagtagGAGTAAAATTAAGCCATATGAAGAAGTTATAGTACATGTCATCACCTTCAAAAAGTTagcccccgtttggccataaaaattattcactttattccgtaaattttttttcactttttttcctaTATCGGTGTTTGGCCTTTTTTTCTCTATGAAAATTCCGAAtataacttgaagttgtatttcgaaataccaaaaactcaaaaaatttgtttttcaaaaaaatttcacttttttcacttttttacaactacatttcaccaaaaactacaaattcaaaaactatggccaaacacaactccaactccaaaattccaaaaaatgtgaatttttttttgatatctatggacaaacggggccttagTCTAAGGgattttctataataaaaaaagGTTGAGAAGTGCCTTAATATTTCTAAAACACCCCATAGTAGAGGaaataataaaagataaatatagggataaatttggaagaggAAACATTTAGTTGGCAACTTTAGTTGTAATGTAACCAAGGACTCTGATTAAGTACTACAAAAAAGTTAGATTAAcccttattatatatagtaataatatGGACGAATTATATGATAAAGTCATCAATAAAAAACCTAACACATGCACGAGATTTGGAGAATTTAAccataatagaaataaaatttaGCTACATATACTATAATTAGtctttgattatttttaagTAACTTGTAAAATTTAAACactgtttttttcttcttttatattagtgtttatgagattatttaattttaaagagGTATAATGATTCATCAATTAAAAGAACTATTTCTGTATTtcaatataaaattaaatttaccAGACCAAGGTAAGTGCATCTCGTGAATCAATTACTAATTTATATTCATTAAAATAAATGCTATTgcctaaaaaatgaaaatggataATATTACGCAGACATAATAGTTGCATTCGATAGTTACTGAACATGCAAACAATgtgaatttaaattaattatatattatttgtacTAAGCCTATTTGGCCTAGCGGCTAAAGTTGCTTATTTTGAGAAGTGCTTTTCTTTAAAGtgcttttcaagaaaatacttttggtgagaagcagtttgtgttaattcatttgaaaagtgcttttgacTGCTTTTAATAAGCAGATTGTGTTTGGTTAATCTTCTTAGAAAAGTGCTTTAGAGTGTTAAATTACCAAAAAGGACAAGTATCAATGAACGGTTACTATCAAGATTGTTTTACataaagaaattattttaaatatctatTTTGAAAGACttcaattaattttttactttatttaattaaaatttgatagtacatattaaaattttcaattaatataatacataaataaataaaaaataaatattaaatattgatataATATCAACACGGTGatttaaatatactaaaaaactacaaccaaaataaaattcaaaatcattccacaaattaaaattcaacacaaagaattattaattagaaattatGGATCAATGAAGGATATACTTGGTAAATATGTATTTGTGATAGAGATATTTTTGTCTTCTACTTAAAAGTTCTTAATTTGGCAAATACCTCAAATatccaaaataagtgttttttttttttttttttttttaaaacgctAACCGCTAGgtcaaacaggctcttagtatATGAGAGACAAATGTTGTTGTATCTCACATAATATCTTTTTATAACGACGTTCTTAGTATATCTTACGTTCCTTATCATATGATAATTTTTAGTGGGATTATGTTTTTCGATAACATTATATAAAGCACTGTGTTGCACTTTCAAGGGGAATATCAATGTCAATTAAAAGAGTTTGGTCATGATAGAGTAGCCACATCGACAAAAATAATCATACACCAAGAATATCGtctataaaaatatattggtCAAGATACATTAGGATAACAATATATCCTTCAGGCAAGTTTTAATGGGATGTGATGAGTGGTCAATGCTCGCAATTAAAGACGACAATTTGGGTGTTCTCATTTATACCAAACTGTCcctaaaaaatatcatataataaaatatttataattacaaataccatataattttttgataacTAATTCTTTTATTACCAATGAACAAATACTATATAACTAACCACGTACATAAAACTTCATCTTTGCAAGACACCCAATTATTCTATTTATAAATAAGTCAATTTTAATtgataatcatatcatatattagACATTGTAATAAAAATCACCACGGTCAACTTTAAATAATATGCAATTGTATCTCAAGAATGCGCGATCATTTATCAATAGTAACTTCTAGAACAAACTAAAAGTAATAAAAATTTACCTCAAATCACAAGCAAGTTTACTCCTCAATCAACTCCGTCAGgatttcatatttaaaaatgtggagTACAAACCTCTTTTATAGGACTATTCATCTCCTTTCTAATCTAAATCATTGTTGTTTTAAAACTCTAAAAATTTAACGGAAGTAACACTAATTGGTACAAGAATTTTAAACCTAAAGTGATTTTAATCGCGGAATATTCCTAAGCCTAATGTTTCTCCTTTGTTGTCTACAACAATTTTGTTAAAAGAGTCTTACTAAAGTGTATTTTAAACCTAAACAAACTAAGACACAACAGAAGTAATATTAAttggtgtaaaaaaaaaaaaaaaatgaaaaaaaagaagctaaagtGAATCTTAACTTGAATAAACAAAAAGTATTTTAGAAAAGGATACCATGAAAAATATAAGGACTCCTAgtttaattgattttgaaataaacGCACTTTTCGAGGGTGGAATTAATCCATAAACTCAAAAATTACGAATAAAAAAGTATTACTTTgtcaaaaataataaatctATAAGCCAAGAGGGCACCACTACTAACAGGCGCATCATCAGCCTGAACTTGATTAGAAGATGATGACAAACCCTTATGATCCACAAAATAGAAATTATTCAATTTGCAATGCATTGATTATTAGCAAAACCAAGAATATTAATGTGAATCCAACAAAATAATGATTCAGTACTTgtagaaaaatttaaaagtcacCAGTTCAAAAGGAAGACTACCTGTAACAAATTACTAATAACAAAAAGGAGTATGGTAGGGTAGAAAATAACAACCGATATTTCGACGGAGAAAATATGAAATCAATAGTTTTGCCACTAATTCGATTTTTTACGTAATCAACATCGCAATTATTTGATCGAGGCCAACCTCTATCAGTAGAAGATGATGATTATAGTGTTCACCTAAAACAAAATTCACAAAGAATAATTAAGTTATTAGGCATTACCCTAAAGACTAACAAATTGtacaaaattaaaaacaaaataaagttgATACTATGGAAAAgcagagaaaagaaaaataagatgttATGTAAAgcaaaattcatgaaaattgaacATTAAATCACGcatcaaataattaaaatataagttgGAGTTAAAAGATGAAAGCGAAAgtaaagagaaagaataagGTGTCGATATGCTGTAATGGATAACAACATCTAGATCTCCTTAATTTTAAAGTAATTAGATTTATGTGTTACCTCGAATCGGCGGTTATTAGATGCCAATAAAACACGGGCGGATCATGTTTATGAACTTGATTCGAAGATGATGATGAATCGATCAAAATAGAAATTATCCAATTTGCAATGCTTTAATTATCAGTAAAACCAAGAATATTAATGTGAATCCAACAAAATAATACTTCCAatacttgtaaaaaaaaaaaaaaagtcaccaGTTCCAAAGGAAGACTACCTGTAACAAATTACTAATAACAAAAAAGAGTAGAGTAGGGTAGAAAATAACAAACTGAAATTTGCGATGatagaaaattaaaatagatAGTTTTGCCACTAAATCGATTTTTACGTAATCAACATCGCAATTATATGATCGAGGCCAACCTCCATCAGTAGAAGATGATGATTGTAGTGTTCACCTAAAATAAAAATCACAAAGAATTAAGTTAATAGGCATTACCCTAAAGAAtaacaaattatacaaaattaaaacaaaaaataaaagttgataATATGGAAAagtagagaaaagaaaaataagatgttATGTAAAGCACAATTTTTTGATAATATGAATATTCtagatcaatttttttattgttttatttttctatgCTTCCTCCTTTTCATATAACGTGGAGAGATGAAAGCGACTTTGACCTTGTAGTCATGTTCTCTGATGAGTTATGGCGGCTATCTCTATGAGCTAGCCCCATAAAGAGTTTTAGCTTTTATATATACTCCATATACCAATAGTACAAAGAAAATTTTACACTATCACATTACTCAAAAAAtatcttaaaataatttttcttaaaaattgaaaCTCAAATTACAAGACAAGATTGTAAATAATACCagataatattaaaaaaaatatcaatgcATATAAATTACCCTTTATCGATCTTTCATCATTCATCACATTTTACattataaacatatatattaaaatcaAGGGCTCCTTCTCCGTCCTCCTTCAAACAATGATTCATATTTTTAGAGTATACACTTCCTAGCTAATCTTTCATTATTCAataaatattctagaacacgctagcttttatatattatgagtGATCAAAGTCTTCCTAGTTCTCTATATACTAAGTTACTAGAAGTATTCGGTTCACACCTTGGTCTGATCATTAACAAAAATCAGTGTTTCGGTATATTTTAGGCGAACACCTTAATTATCTTAGCAAATTCTTAactaagaaatatttttggagatgAAATTTTTCACTAAAGTTATAGTGTATTCTCCCCCTCCCCTCTTCCATAGAATAATGGTAATAATATCTAAGTAAAGTCGCATGTGAGAAATTTGGAATGTAATACATTTCTCTGCATGGTATACNNNNNNNNNNNNNNNNNNNNNNNNNNNNNNNNNNNNNNNNNNNNNNNNNNNNNNNNNNNNNNNNNNNNNNNNNNNNNNNNNNNNNNNNNNNNNNNNNNNNCAGATCTAACAACAGCTAGAAAGACAATCAGCAATCCAGTTGTTATTTTAAGAGAAATAAAAACTAAAGCACACACTGCCATTTGTGGCAACTTCGTGATTTCAGATTTGGATCTGACGGTAGACGGCGATTGTGTTTAAGGGTGATTCACGGTGAagggggtagtgggtggtgatGGTCTGGTTCGATGGTAGTGATTTGCAGAGACGGCAGAGGGTGGTGATGTGTGTAGATGAGagaagggaagagagagagggggttGTTTGTTTGGGCTCCGGTAGAGCTCCGCCGGATAAGATGACTGGTGACGACAGAGTTGGACGGCGGctggagaagagagagaagaaagagagagagaggggggtgGGGGTTGAGGGAAAGATTTATACAAGAGAATAACTCTATGTATTGCTATGATGGGTAAATTGAAAATTCATTATAGTtatgaaaagtaattaaattaaaatgtaGTTATTATCCATAAATAAGGCTTATAGGTAGCGATATCAAGTAAATATTCCTTCTACCAATTCAATTTTGCtattacttcctccgtcccaatttatgtggaaTCATTTGATttggcacaaaatttaaaaagaaagaagacttttgaaatttatggtccaaaataagccttagataATTGTGTGGTTTTAAATtaatctcataaagttaaattattgttaaataaaaaaagataacattctttttgggacaaattaaaaaaaataaaattgcgtcacataaattgagacggagggactATAACATTTGTCGTAATGTTCCTTAAAGTTTGGATGTTAGTATGTTATAACCAATCAATACATAGACAATATACCCCTTTGTCCTAAAATATGTATTACTTTCTCGTGATtcaaacaatatgaaatttgataaatattttaagattgtaacttatagtactcacttttttttaatttatgtgatactttttacTTTCCGAGACTCAAACTGTATGAACTTTTATCAACATTTTAAGTTGTATCTTttcaaattgatatgagaaaaattgcaattaataatatttttcatatagttttcaaatatataaattttaatcttaaaatattgagttaatctaatccaattaacttcaaattttagtcaaaattgactctcgaaaagcgaaaaatatcacataaattaaaacgaaagaaatattttttataaatattttttaatatttaaattttaattttaaaatattaaataaatctagtctGATTTAGCTTTTCATCTCGAGATCGAAAAATAACACATACTCCATTTTAGAACGAAGAGTACTAGAAATATTCTTTGTTTGGTCAACGTGAAATTGTACATTACACAATTGTAAGTGGCATTTCCTTTAATGATCTTACTCCATTCAAACCTGCTAGTTACGTCACAAAGTAATTAAAGAACTATattcctccgtctcaaattatttatcgcttttttttaacatgttctttaaaaaatattaattaaaagcgatatttgactaactttacccttatttatatctaaattataatttctCTCCATCTAAGTTATAATTTCTCaccattaaatgtttactttatTTATATCCCGATCATTTTACTAatgataaaaaatggaaaaaaaaattgtgcatTGAAATCCTAAAACGATgaataatttgagacaattatttttaataaccacgataaataatttgagacggaaggagtGATACCAACAAGTAAAAACACACAGTgaaaagaatagaaaaaaatagTCGAACATATTTTAATTCTAATTTAGCCCCTTCATCTGTATAGTTTAGTTATCTTGTCATCTTCACCATTATATAAAGACTGCTCTCTCCCCTTAGATTTGCTCAAACCACACACAAAATTTCCCAAATCTACTTATCAAAAAAGGCTCTACTATCATTTTTCTCTCGACTTAGATATGGCAGATACATTGAACCAAAACAAGAAGAGATTAGGTTCCGATGATCAGTATGACCATCACGATGATAATTTCTTCGTAACCAAAAAGTCCACAAAATCATCACTAACATGGGATGATCCAGCTGCATCGTTAGCTAATGCTCGCCACGTGTTCGGCGAACATGGCGGCGTTAACATGTCCATCGAAGCATCCGCTACGTTCACTGTTATGGAACCTGAGACGATGCGTCGTATGTTTACCGGTGAACTTGGTCCTGACCGTGATTTCTTTATTTACAGCCGACATTTTAATCCGACGGTGTTAGACTTAGGACGACTTATGGCGGCGCTTGAGGGTACTGAAGCTGCTTACTGTACGGCTTCCGGCATGTCGGCGACATCGTCAGTGATGCTACAGTTGTGTAGTTCAGGTAGCTAGACACGTGGATTGATTGCTGGCTTCTCCAATTCTCTTTAGGGGAGCTGTTTGCCCATAACAGGTAGCTAGACACGTGGATTGATTGCTGGCTTCACCAATTCTCTTAGGGGAGCTGCCTTATTTTAAGACTTTGCCCAAAACTATAAAACAACCCCGggcaaaaaatatatttttttaaaaaataatttaataaaacgTGTTGAAATCTTTTCAAGATGAGTTCTTCAagtgattttctttttcactcaCGATATTTCAATCACAccttaaattttcaaatatttttcctcaatttaaatttaatatttttgtaaaagtAATTATATCTTTTATTGTTGAAATTcctacttaatttttttttttttgaaaggcTTAATGCACATGCAGCTTTTTGAACttattccttttttaaaaaaaaaaaaaattaatacctTAACTAAAGTCATTGCTCTTATCAATTCTTAACTTTATTCCAAGATATCTATCAAATACAATTTGACTTATATAGTATTCTATTTTCAATGTAGTAACAtgttaatatatattctaatttaattatgtcatcttttaactaaGATTAGAAAGAattgaggaaaaaaagaaagtaactCTTAATTGCTTACAAgcaatggaagaagaaagagtaACCAAGTTGTTAACTCGACACATCTATGACTCAAAAAATAACTTACCACACGtttaaaatattacttcaccttcattatcataatttaatttttacttCTAATAAAAATTAGATTTAGAGAACGAATTCAGGATTCAATAGGAATAACACTTAGTTGAAAtactaaaatgacaaaaaaaatataattaagatgtcaaaatgaaaaaaaaaaaaaaaaaaaaaaaatctaagaactgcatatgcattaagcctttttgaaaacatttgtaacAAAGACTTACTTTCAAGTGAACCGCAGCTACTAAGCTTCATCGGCAATTTGCAGGTGGACACGTGGTAGCTTCGCGTACCCTCTATGGTGGGACCCACGCCTTGCTTACGCATTTCTTACCCAGGGCATGTAACATAACGACGACGTTTGTGGACATAAAGGATTTAGAAATGGTTAAGGAAGCAATAGTTGAAGGAAAAACAAATGTGTTGTATTTTGAGTCAGTATCGAATCCTACGTTAACGGTTGCTAACATACCGGAGCTGAGTAGGATAGCGCATGAGAATGGTGTAACGGTGGTCGTGGACAATACTTTTGCTCCGATGGTGCTGTCACCTGCGAAGTTAGGTGCTGATGTTGTTGTTCATAGTATTACAAAGTATATTAGCGGTGGAGCTGACATCATTGCAGGTTTGATTTTTCTTCTACCTAACTAGTTTTTGTCGTCCTTAGTTTTTCTGTGACATCACACGCGTGCCTTTCCTTAGGTTGAGGTCATTAATACCCTCTTCCGCTCAATTTATGCATGTGGATATGTAAGTCGGACCAGAACTACAGTATGTATTGATTGGGCAttgaatttaagaaataaaagaaaatttttgaaCTTATAAATTAAAACATGTTAAGGATAATTGTGTGTTTATAAATCATTTCGTTAAGGATAAAAAAGATAAAgttcaaaattaaattattatcaactaaaacaatatgttattttttttttgggattaactaaaaaaaatgtattaaatAAATTGGGACtaattgggacagagagagaACCAGGGTTCAGACGAAATTGTAGCTTTTCCTTGGactttagaaaaaatatataaaatattagtatataaatatttaatcaCAAACTCAATAACTAAAACGAACTGCATTAAATGACAAGTTTCAAACTCTAAGCTCATCCCGCCTTTATGTTTAACTAGACGTGAaattaagaaagagaaaaagactTTTAATGATACtgatgctaaaaaaaaaaaaccagaaaCACCTGTGTGtatttaaattatttcattaggtaaaataataaatttaaagttaaattgtgtTTAGAATAAGTCAGTTCATTTTTTTTGGACAGAGTAAGAATGAAGTGTATTAGGCGATTTTGTAAAGACTTGGTCCGCCCGAAAAAATAGGAAAAGGACAGTTGATAATCTAAAGTTAATTATTGGTAAAAccattttttccaattttagtTGTAAAGTTCGTTTCTTTACCGAACTTTTTATGAGAATAAATAATATAGTACCATAGCTTGACTCACAGAGTAAAATTCCTTATAGGTAACTCATTCTAGTAACAGTACCTctacaagaaaaaagatatttggcagcaaaattttttttttgctatagattgattattgttgcaaaaagtacttttgacaagacaaaaaaaattgttgcataaactttttccaacggctgttattgcaacgacgtgcaacaaaattaaattgtttggcaacaaaaaagttcatttgccaataataaaattaagttgttgccaagtattaaattttttgttgccatgtctatactttcttgttgaTAACTCTAGTTCGCGAGCTTGGGTGCCAGTTTCCCAATAGAAAATaggaatttagaaaaaataattagccctaattttctttataaaatttatttacttttcttAGTCTTACAAAGAGGATAGTCAGTATTAATTACTAAGATTTAAGGTAATTCTaaaattttctctttcttataATATTCTTTTTATGCACATGTTGAATCTgcaaattttgaaaacaaaaatgaaattattgacATGAGAATGTAactagtcatgattatggataaTTTAATTGATAGAGTCTGCTATTGTAATCATGTTTCCACTTTTTCCACTTAAGGCTCATCGACTCGTAAATAAAGAgaaattttattgataaacttCTTTCACAATATTGAGAGATTGGAAAGATTTAGGGACAATGTTTGATCACGTGTTTGTTGTTGCTTTTACACTTTTGGATGTTTGTACTCTTAAAACGACTTTAGAGATAAGATTTAATTACGTGTTTTCTAAATTGGAATTGctagcttattttttttcttctcttttatttcctttttggtaCAAACCTAACATATATTTGTGgtggaaaaataacttaagaAGTTAACGATGTCAAATTAGTCTGGAATAGTTTGTGCACGTACATGTGATATAATTGACATGTACCTACTTGAAGTTGAAGGTGATCACATGTATTCCAAATTATTTATTGTTCAAATTCAAACCCTTATCGGGAAAGATGGAtgcaaaattcaaattttatgggtttctacataatttcaaatttaatattACAATAATAACCAAATTCACCGtcctttatacatatatatttattaggttttcaaatatacatacaaaataTAGATAAAAGTTAATGAGTTCACGTAAATCCGCTCCTACTTATCatactttgtcatctttttcgcTTGGTTACTCTAAATTATAAGCACGTGGCTTCTGCAAATTACAAACTGGGCCCACCAGAAATGGAGGTCTCCATATATTGGTTTAGTCTTGTCTTGTCATATATTTTAGCTCTATTCCACAGAGAAATAATATTCCTTATCTATAGAGCAAGGTAATATGATAGACCACCTTTGATTCGGTTGATCTTGATAGTACGTTATACtatgcattttaaaaaaatatattatgacTGGATTCAGATTCTTATCATAGGTTCATCttcaaattacattaaaaaaacattttctttggataaataaggagaaagaaaaataagtaagaatAGAGCCTTTGATGTGACCTAAACCTAATACTTAAGTTGCATAAtgtgaaattaaaaatattttattatagtCCTTTCCTCCAtcttcaaattattttatttgctaTCCTGAAACATTTGTCTAGATCTTCTATATACATTGAACTCAAAGACACAATAAAGAAAGGTGGGACCAAACGATCTTTTTGCTTATTCCAGATTATTTGGTGTTATATTGTCCCTATAATCTTGCATTTTAAGTCTCTCTTAATATAATAACCTGATCAGCATGAGGATAAACTTTTACCAAACAGAT
It includes:
- the LOC132030711 gene encoding methionine gamma-lyase-like — encoded protein: MADTLNQNKKRLGSDDQYDHHDDNFFVTKKSTKSSLTWDDPAASLANARHVFGEHGGVNMSIEASATFTVMEPETMRRMFTGELGPDRDFFIYSRHFNPTVLDLGRLMAALEGTEAAYCTASGMSATSSVMLQLCSSGGHVVASRTLYGGTHALLTHFLPRACNITTTFVDIKDLEMVKEAIVEGKTNVLYFESVSNPTLTVANIPELSRIAHENGVTVVVDNTFAPMVLSPAKLGADVVVHSITKYISGGADIIAGAVCGPASLVNSMMDLHQGSLMLLGPTMNPKVAFELAERLPHLGLRMKEHCKRALEYATRMTKLGLKVIYPGLEAHPDHALLKSMANKDYGYGGILCVDMVTEERANRLMNALQNFTQFGFMAVSLGYYETLMSCSGSSTSSELNNEEKELAGISPGLVRMSIGYNGSLEQKWSQLQKALSKMQEKMAF